A stretch of Bacteroidales bacterium DNA encodes these proteins:
- a CDS encoding rod shape-determining protein has translation MGLFSFFTREIAIDLGTANTIIIYNDKVVVDEPSIVAIERSSGKIIAVGKRAQMMHGKTHENIKTIRPLRDGVIADFQAAEFMIREMIKMIGIRNSLFPPALKMVICIPSGITEVEERAVKDSAEQAGAKEVKLIHEPMAAAIGIGIDVLEPTGNMIIDIGGGTSEIAVIALGGIVNNKSIRIAGDDFNADIEEYMRKQHNINIGERTAERIKIEVGAAMPELDNPPDDFAVHGRDMLTGIPKEIIVNYTEIAHCLDKSISKIETAVLQALEMTPPELSADIFRTGIYLAGGGSMLRGLDKRLHLKTKLPIHVAEDPLRAVARGTGIALKNFDKFTFLIK, from the coding sequence ATGGGTTTATTTTCATTTTTTACAAGAGAAATCGCTATTGACCTTGGCACAGCCAACACCATTATTATATATAACGATAAAGTAGTTGTTGACGAACCATCAATTGTAGCCATTGAGCGCAGTTCTGGCAAAATCATCGCCGTGGGCAAGCGCGCCCAGATGATGCACGGGAAAACGCACGAAAACATCAAAACCATCAGGCCGCTGCGCGACGGTGTGATTGCCGATTTTCAGGCCGCTGAATTTATGATCAGAGAGATGATCAAAATGATCGGTATTCGTAATTCACTGTTTCCACCTGCATTAAAGATGGTAATTTGTATCCCTTCCGGGATAACCGAAGTGGAGGAGAGAGCGGTAAAAGACTCGGCTGAGCAGGCCGGCGCCAAAGAGGTCAAACTCATCCATGAACCCATGGCAGCAGCAATCGGTATCGGAATTGACGTGCTTGAACCCACCGGCAATATGATCATCGACATCGGTGGTGGTACCAGCGAAATTGCTGTAATTGCGCTTGGCGGTATTGTAAACAACAAATCCATCCGTATTGCCGGCGACGATTTCAATGCCGACATCGAGGAGTACATGCGCAAACAACACAATATTAATATCGGCGAACGCACAGCTGAACGAATTAAAATTGAAGTAGGAGCAGCCATGCCGGAACTGGACAATCCACCCGATGATTTTGCCGTTCACGGTCGTGATATGCTCACCGGCATCCCCAAAGAAATTATTGTAAACTACACCGAAATTGCCCACTGTCTCGACAAATCCATTTCAAAAATTGAAACGGCAGTGCTACAGGCACTCGAGATGACACCTCCGGAGTTGTCGGCCGACATCTTCAGAACCGGGATCTACCTGGCCGGGGGTGGCTCCATGCTCAGAGGACTAGATAAACGTTTGCACCTGAAAACCAAGCTGCCAATCCATGTAGCCGAAGACCCTTTGAGAGCTGTGGCACGCGGTACAGGTATTGCCCTTAAGAACTTCGATAAATTCACCTTCCTGATAAAGTGA